The Streptomyces sp. Je 1-332 genome has a window encoding:
- a CDS encoding restriction endonuclease, with product MTARRGRRTAARKRRGTTWKPWAVCGAVLLLQLMLIWSPLRPYVAGVLILGLLGSVLWWLWRTDRVARDRDRAWRKEDAVRAGHRSLTRADAMTGTEFEEMVAGLCRRDGCTDVRRVGGAGDNGVDVAGRLPDNRTVIIQCKRYAPSRAVAARDLRDLLGSRVHFGADVAICVTTARFSRPAHAFAAEHGIATLHRDHMGLWNSGATLGALLGVSDAGQGDVRHRVRWKKTYG from the coding sequence ATGACCGCTCGACGGGGACGGCGCACGGCGGCGCGCAAGCGGCGCGGGACGACGTGGAAGCCGTGGGCGGTGTGCGGCGCCGTGCTGCTCCTGCAGTTGATGCTGATCTGGTCGCCGCTGCGGCCTTACGTGGCAGGTGTCTTGATCCTCGGCCTGCTCGGGTCCGTGCTGTGGTGGCTGTGGCGCACGGACCGGGTGGCCCGCGACCGTGATCGCGCCTGGCGGAAGGAGGACGCGGTCCGGGCGGGCCACCGGTCCCTGACACGGGCGGACGCGATGACCGGCACCGAGTTCGAGGAGATGGTCGCCGGGCTGTGCCGCAGGGACGGGTGCACCGACGTACGCAGGGTGGGCGGGGCGGGGGACAACGGCGTGGACGTGGCCGGGCGGCTCCCCGACAACCGCACCGTGATCATCCAATGCAAGCGGTACGCGCCGAGCCGCGCCGTCGCCGCACGCGACCTGCGCGATCTCCTGGGCTCCCGCGTGCACTTCGGGGCCGACGTGGCGATCTGTGTGACGACCGCGCGCTTCAGCCGCCCGGCGCACGCCTTCGCGGCGGAGCACGGCATCGCCACCCTGCACCGCGACCACATGGGTCTGTGGAACAGCGGGGCCACGCTCGGAGCGCTGCTCGGCGTCAGTGACGCGGGCCAGGGCGACGTACGGCATCGGGTGCGCTGGAAGAAGACGTACGGATGA
- a CDS encoding glutathione peroxidase, whose protein sequence is MSVYEDAELGALQGGPANLGQYLGKAVLIVNVASKCGLTPQYAGLERLHEKYAPRGFTVLGVPCNQFMGQEPGTSDEIAEFCSATYGVTFPMTEKVDVNGDDRHALYRKLVDTADAEGHTGDIRWNFEKFLVGADGDVVARFAPQTEPDAPEVVTAIEANLPK, encoded by the coding sequence ATGTCTGTCTACGAAGATGCAGAGCTCGGCGCCCTCCAGGGCGGCCCGGCGAACCTGGGCCAGTACCTCGGCAAGGCCGTCCTGATCGTCAACGTCGCCTCCAAGTGCGGACTCACCCCGCAGTACGCGGGCCTCGAGCGCCTCCACGAGAAGTACGCGCCCCGCGGGTTCACCGTCCTCGGCGTGCCCTGCAACCAGTTCATGGGCCAGGAGCCCGGTACGTCGGACGAGATCGCCGAGTTCTGTTCGGCGACGTACGGCGTGACCTTCCCGATGACGGAGAAGGTCGACGTGAACGGCGACGACCGGCACGCGCTGTACCGAAAGCTCGTGGACACGGCGGACGCCGAGGGGCACACCGGCGACATCCGCTGGAACTTCGAGAAGTTCCTCGTCGGTGCGGACGGCGACGTGGTGGCACGTTTCGCCCCGCAGACCGAGCCGGACGCTCCCGAGGTCGTCACCGCGATCGAGGCGAACCTTCCGAAGTAA
- a CDS encoding S-(hydroxymethyl)mycothiol dehydrogenase, producing MAQQVQGVIARAKGEPVRIETIVVPDPGPGEAVVKVQACGVCHTDLHYREGGINDDFPFLLGHEAAGVVESVGDGVTEVAPGDFVILNWRAVCGQCRACLRGRPQYCFATHNAKQKMTLTDGTELSPALGIGAFAEKTLVAAGQCTKVDPAASPAAAGLLGCGVMAGIGAAINTGNVGRGDSVAVIGCGGVGNAAVVGARLAGAAKIIAVDIDDKKLETAKSLGATHTVNSRSADPVEAIRELTDGNGADVVIEAVGRPETYEQAFYARDLAGTVVLVGVPTPEMRIDLPLLDVFGRGGALKSSWYGDCLPSRDFPMLIDLYQQGRLDLDAFVTETIALEDVEKAFERMHHGDVLRSVVVL from the coding sequence ATGGCGCAGCAGGTACAGGGCGTGATCGCGCGCGCGAAGGGCGAGCCGGTACGGATCGAGACGATCGTCGTGCCGGACCCGGGGCCCGGGGAAGCCGTGGTGAAGGTGCAGGCCTGCGGGGTCTGTCATACCGACCTGCACTACCGCGAGGGCGGCATCAACGACGACTTCCCCTTCCTCCTCGGCCACGAGGCGGCGGGCGTCGTGGAGTCGGTCGGCGACGGTGTCACGGAGGTCGCGCCCGGCGACTTCGTGATCCTCAACTGGCGTGCGGTGTGCGGCCAGTGCCGCGCCTGCCTGCGCGGCCGCCCCCAGTACTGCTTCGCCACGCACAACGCGAAGCAGAAGATGACCCTCACGGACGGCACGGAGCTCTCGCCCGCGCTCGGCATCGGCGCTTTCGCGGAGAAGACCCTCGTCGCCGCAGGGCAGTGCACCAAGGTCGACCCCGCCGCGTCGCCCGCCGCGGCCGGACTCCTCGGCTGCGGGGTCATGGCCGGTATCGGCGCCGCCATCAACACCGGCAACGTCGGGCGCGGCGACTCGGTCGCCGTCATCGGCTGCGGCGGCGTCGGCAACGCGGCTGTCGTGGGCGCGCGGCTCGCCGGAGCCGCGAAGATCATCGCCGTCGACATCGACGACAAGAAGCTCGAGACGGCGAAGAGCCTCGGCGCCACGCACACCGTCAACTCCCGTTCGGCGGACCCGGTCGAGGCAATCCGTGAGCTGACCGACGGGAACGGCGCCGACGTCGTCATCGAGGCGGTCGGCCGCCCGGAGACCTATGAACAGGCCTTCTACGCCCGCGACTTGGCGGGCACGGTCGTCCTGGTCGGCGTGCCGACACCGGAGATGCGCATCGATCTGCCGCTGCTCGACGTCTTCGGGCGCGGCGGCGCGCTGAAGTCGAGCTGGTACGGGGACTGTCTGCCCTCACGCGACTTCCCGATGCTCATCGACCTCTACCAGCAGGGGCGACTCGACCTGGACGCGTTCGTCACGGAGACCATCGCCCTGGAAGACGTGGAAAAGGCCTTCGAGCGCATGCACCATGGGGACGTCCTGCGTTCGGTGGTGGTCCTCTGA
- a CDS encoding DUF2470 domain-containing protein yields the protein MGVRHASTTVPTAAARARSLLTTAWSCAVTTEIGKDELVGAHSVTPEGILLLTPPPDSALATAMICAPRGEPSTLVEFADVAPVPVRDRIRARLWLSGSLVPDGEGFIFAPTCAVLHDSAGGRVGIDLDELALAAPDPLAEAEARLLTHLADAHEDAVEQLTRLVCADSLHGVVRVRPVAIDRYALTLRLEKARSQADVRLDFDEPVEDVAQVTERMHILLTKARHLRRPLLRPTPPDA from the coding sequence ATGGGTGTCCGTCACGCCAGCACGACCGTGCCCACTGCAGCGGCACGCGCTCGCTCACTGCTCACCACCGCGTGGTCCTGCGCGGTGACCACGGAGATCGGCAAAGATGAACTCGTCGGCGCGCACAGCGTCACGCCGGAGGGCATCCTCCTGCTGACCCCGCCCCCCGACAGCGCGCTGGCCACCGCGATGATCTGCGCGCCCCGCGGCGAACCGTCCACCCTCGTGGAGTTCGCCGACGTCGCCCCCGTACCCGTCAGGGACCGGATCCGGGCCCGGCTCTGGCTCTCCGGGTCGTTGGTACCCGACGGGGAGGGGTTCATCTTCGCGCCGACATGTGCCGTGCTGCACGACTCCGCCGGGGGCCGCGTCGGCATCGACCTCGACGAACTCGCCCTGGCCGCGCCCGATCCGCTGGCCGAGGCCGAGGCGCGCCTGCTCACCCATCTCGCCGACGCGCACGAGGACGCCGTCGAGCAGCTGACCCGGCTCGTGTGCGCGGACAGCCTGCACGGCGTGGTCCGGGTGCGCCCGGTCGCCATCGACCGTTACGCGCTCACGCTGCGCCTGGAGAAGGCTCGCAGCCAGGCGGACGTCCGGCTCGACTTCGACGAGCCCGTCGAGGACGTCGCCCAGGTGACCGAACGCATGCACATCCTGCTCACGAAGGCCCGGCACCTGCGCCGCCCCCTACTGCGCCCCACGCCCCCCGACGCCTGA
- a CDS encoding SsgA family sporulation/cell division regulator, producing the protein MAVTLEQPARARLITPEGRERPVPVTLRYAAADPLAVQIAFPPEASLDGAEVTWIFARQLLAEGLRAPAGGGDVHIWPCGRARTVLEFHAPRGLALVQFDRAVLRRFLLRTYALVAAGGEAAGLDLDLARLLGGV; encoded by the coding sequence ATGGCCGTCACCCTTGAGCAGCCCGCCCGCGCCCGCCTGATCACCCCCGAAGGGCGCGAGCGCCCGGTTCCCGTGACCCTGCGCTACGCGGCCGCCGACCCCCTGGCCGTCCAGATCGCCTTCCCTCCGGAGGCCTCCCTCGACGGCGCGGAAGTCACCTGGATCTTCGCCCGTCAGCTCCTCGCGGAGGGGCTGCGCGCCCCCGCGGGCGGCGGCGACGTCCACATCTGGCCGTGCGGGCGGGCGCGCACGGTTCTCGAGTTCCACGCGCCGCGGGGACTGGCCCTGGTGCAGTTCGACAGAGCCGTGCTGCGACGGTTCCTGCTCCGTACGTACGCCCTCGTGGCGGCGGGAGGCGAGGCCGCGGGCCTCGACCTGGACCTCGCCCGCCTGCTCGGCGGGGTCTGA
- a CDS encoding cation:proton antiporter: MHSAVFLIEFGAIILALGLLGRFAGRFRFSPIPLYLLAGLAFGEGGLLPLGASEEFVAIGAEIGVILLLLMLGLEYTASDLVSNLKTQYPAGLVDMGLNAVPGAIAALLMGWGPVAAVVLAGVTWISSSGVIAKVLNDLGRLGNRETPVILSILVLEDLAMAVYLPIITALLAGVGWAAGSLTLGIALGAAGLVLFLAVRYGRVISRFVSSDDPEKLLLVVLGLTILVAGIAQQLQVSAAVGAFLVGIALSGEVAEGAHSLLAPLRDLFAAVFFVFFGLHTDPASIPPVLLPALVLAVVTACTKIATGYWAARRAKISVKGRWRAGGALVARGEFSIVIAGLAVTAGIEPSLGPLATAYVLILVIVGPLTARFAQPVAALVSGAVSRRREATAAVAVPSPRDPERSSEESLDGQGTSGRP, encoded by the coding sequence GTGCACTCCGCTGTCTTCCTGATCGAATTCGGCGCGATCATCCTCGCGCTCGGGCTGCTCGGCAGATTCGCCGGACGGTTCCGCTTCTCCCCCATCCCCCTCTATCTCCTTGCCGGGCTCGCGTTCGGCGAGGGCGGGCTGCTTCCGCTGGGCGCCAGCGAGGAGTTCGTGGCGATCGGCGCCGAGATCGGCGTCATCCTGCTGTTGCTGATGCTGGGGCTCGAGTACACCGCGAGCGATCTGGTCAGCAATCTCAAGACCCAGTACCCGGCCGGGCTCGTCGACATGGGGCTCAACGCCGTGCCGGGCGCGATCGCCGCGCTCCTGATGGGCTGGGGTCCGGTGGCCGCCGTCGTGCTCGCGGGCGTCACGTGGATCTCCTCGTCCGGCGTCATCGCCAAGGTCCTGAACGACCTGGGCCGCCTCGGCAACCGCGAGACGCCCGTCATCCTCAGCATCCTGGTCCTCGAAGACCTGGCGATGGCCGTCTATCTGCCCATCATCACGGCCCTGTTGGCCGGTGTCGGCTGGGCCGCGGGCAGTCTCACCCTGGGCATCGCGCTCGGGGCCGCCGGTCTGGTGCTGTTCCTCGCCGTGCGCTACGGCCGCGTCATCTCGCGCTTCGTGTCGAGCGACGACCCCGAGAAGCTGCTCCTGGTCGTCCTCGGTCTGACGATCCTGGTCGCCGGGATCGCGCAGCAGCTCCAGGTCTCCGCCGCCGTGGGCGCGTTCCTGGTCGGCATCGCGCTGTCCGGTGAGGTCGCCGAGGGCGCGCACAGCCTCCTCGCGCCGCTGCGGGACCTGTTCGCCGCCGTCTTCTTCGTCTTCTTCGGTCTGCACACCGATCCGGCGAGCATCCCGCCGGTGCTGCTTCCCGCGCTCGTGCTCGCCGTCGTGACGGCGTGCACGAAGATCGCCACGGGGTACTGGGCGGCCCGGCGCGCCAAGATCTCCGTGAAGGGACGGTGGCGGGCGGGCGGCGCGCTTGTGGCCCGCGGCGAGTTCTCGATCGTCATCGCGGGGCTCGCCGTCACCGCGGGCATCGAGCCGTCGCTCGGCCCGCTGGCCACGGCGTACGTCCTGATCCTGGTGATCGTCGGCCCGCTGACCGCACGCTTCGCGCAGCCGGTGGCCGCGCTGGTCAGCGGCGCCGTGTCGCGCCGCAGGGAAGCCACGGCCGCGGTGGCCGTGCCTTCCCCGCGGGATCCGGAGCGGTCCTCGGAGGAGTCGCTCGACGGACAGGGCACGAGCGGTCGGCCCTGA
- a CDS encoding serine hydrolase yields MVIRYLPRSSSVRTAALAAAALVLLPTPVAVAVEEPTPPKPGPAYSSNLLDRPGVQVRPNSGAPAVPRDVSALSWLVADARSGEVLAAHNAHRQLPPASTLKSLFALTALPRLDAVARHRVTQSELSEVGDGSSLVGVEAGRSYTVADLWRGVFLSSGNDAVHVLAKLNGGWQETVSQMRSKARALGAHDTHVVSPDGYDAAGQVSSAYDLAVFGRAGLADPQFARYCSTSLAKFPHGNWSYPIQNTNRLLTGADGVAPYPGLLGIKNGYTSHAGNTLISAAQRGGRTLVVSVMNPQAEGGYRVYEETRALLDWGFKAAGHVRPVGSLIPESERRGTAQGPTPGAESAAHSTAADGSFWTVVLSLAAGAAALVAGGVVVTRRRRSAQAQAHGVPGQEG; encoded by the coding sequence ATGGTCATCAGGTACCTCCCGCGCTCCTCATCCGTCCGCACCGCGGCCCTCGCGGCAGCCGCTCTGGTCCTCCTGCCCACACCCGTCGCCGTGGCCGTCGAGGAGCCCACGCCGCCCAAGCCGGGGCCTGCCTACTCCTCGAACCTCCTCGACCGTCCTGGCGTCCAGGTCCGGCCGAATTCCGGCGCCCCTGCCGTGCCGCGCGACGTCTCGGCGCTGTCCTGGCTGGTGGCCGACGCCCGTTCGGGCGAAGTGCTCGCCGCCCACAACGCGCACCGCCAACTGCCGCCCGCCTCCACCCTGAAGTCGCTCTTCGCTCTCACGGCTCTGCCCCGTCTGGACGCCGTCGCCCGCCACCGGGTCACGCAGAGTGAGCTCTCCGAGGTCGGGGACGGCAGCAGCCTCGTGGGGGTCGAGGCGGGGCGCAGCTACACCGTCGCCGACCTGTGGCGTGGTGTCTTCCTCAGCTCCGGGAACGACGCCGTGCACGTGCTGGCGAAGCTCAACGGCGGCTGGCAGGAGACCGTCAGTCAGATGCGCTCCAAGGCCCGCGCGTTGGGCGCCCACGACACCCATGTGGTCTCTCCCGACGGATATGACGCGGCGGGTCAGGTGTCGTCGGCGTACGACCTGGCGGTGTTCGGCCGGGCGGGGCTCGCGGACCCGCAGTTCGCCCGCTACTGCTCGACATCGCTCGCCAAGTTCCCGCACGGCAACTGGTCCTACCCCATCCAGAACACCAATCGGCTCCTCACCGGAGCCGACGGCGTCGCCCCCTACCCCGGGCTGCTCGGCATCAAGAACGGCTACACGAGCCACGCGGGCAACACCCTGATCAGCGCGGCGCAGCGGGGCGGACGCACCCTCGTCGTGTCGGTGATGAACCCTCAGGCCGAGGGCGGCTACCGCGTGTACGAGGAGACCAGGGCGCTGCTCGACTGGGGCTTCAAGGCGGCGGGGCACGTCAGGCCGGTGGGTTCGCTCATTCCCGAGAGCGAGAGGCGGGGTACGGCGCAGGGTCCCACGCCCGGCGCCGAGTCCGCCGCCCACTCGACGGCCGCGGACGGCTCGTTCTGGACGGTGGTCCTTTCCCTGGCCGCGGGGGCCGCCGCCCTGGTGGCGGGTGGGGTGGTGGTGACGCGGCGGCGGCGTTCGGCCCAGGCCCAGGCCCACGGTGTCCCGGGGCAGGAGGGGTGA
- a CDS encoding ABC transporter permease, with translation MPDLAAQALLPVNATLGVVLFVLVLAAAATAAVFRLSPDGSRGRAREILVAGARAAVQLGVVSLVIGWVIHHVAALFAFLLLMFAVAARTAGRRVTANGTWWWAALPIAGPVVPVVAGLTLTGLLPVNGIAMIPVTGILIGGALTATVLGGRRALDELRSRRGEFEAGLALGLQARDARLEVIRPAASDALLPGLDQTRTVGLVTLPGAFVGMLLGGASPVLAGAVQLFVLIALMAVQAIAVATTVELVARGHLNRTGP, from the coding sequence GTGCCCGATCTCGCCGCTCAGGCCCTGCTTCCGGTCAACGCGACGCTCGGTGTGGTGCTTTTCGTCCTGGTGCTCGCTGCGGCGGCGACGGCCGCCGTGTTCCGCCTCTCCCCCGACGGTTCGCGCGGCAGGGCGCGGGAGATCCTCGTGGCCGGGGCGCGGGCGGCCGTGCAGCTGGGCGTGGTGTCCCTGGTGATCGGCTGGGTCATCCACCACGTCGCGGCGCTCTTCGCCTTCCTGCTCCTGATGTTCGCGGTCGCCGCGCGTACGGCGGGGCGCCGCGTCACCGCCAACGGCACCTGGTGGTGGGCGGCGCTGCCGATCGCGGGCCCCGTCGTCCCGGTGGTGGCGGGCCTGACCCTGACCGGTCTGCTGCCGGTGAACGGCATCGCCATGATCCCCGTGACGGGCATCCTCATCGGCGGCGCGCTCACCGCGACGGTACTCGGCGGGCGCAGGGCTCTCGACGAACTCCGGTCCCGCAGAGGCGAGTTCGAGGCGGGCCTGGCCCTTGGACTGCAGGCCAGGGACGCCCGCCTGGAGGTGATCCGCCCCGCCGCGTCGGACGCCCTGCTGCCCGGCCTCGACCAGACCCGCACGGTGGGCCTTGTCACGCTGCCCGGCGCCTTCGTCGGCATGCTCCTGGGCGGCGCGTCACCGGTCCTCGCGGGCGCGGTGCAGCTGTTCGTGCTGATCGCCCTGATGGCGGTCCAGGCGATCGCGGTGGCCACGACGGTGGAGCTGGTCGCCCGCGGACACCTGAACCGGACGGGACCGTAG
- a CDS encoding TrkA C-terminal domain-containing protein, with amino-acid sequence MSASRLSQTPLPGIGIRYDLTTREHRRVSVVAHRDGARTLSAYRADDPDECALSLRLSSGEADALIDALMPSHHSPNLLHTTDLGLVAERIEVAGTSHWNGRLLGETQMRTETGASIVAVLRRAEAIPSPAPDFRIAGGDTLIVIGTREGVESAAAILGRE; translated from the coding sequence GTGTCCGCTTCCCGTCTCAGCCAGACGCCACTTCCAGGCATCGGAATCCGGTACGACCTGACCACCCGAGAACACCGCAGGGTCTCGGTCGTCGCGCACCGGGACGGCGCGCGCACCCTCAGCGCCTACCGGGCCGACGACCCCGACGAGTGCGCGCTCTCGCTGCGGCTGAGCTCGGGTGAGGCGGACGCGCTGATCGACGCGCTGATGCCCTCGCACCACAGCCCGAACCTCCTGCACACCACGGACCTCGGTCTGGTCGCCGAGCGCATCGAGGTGGCCGGCACCTCGCACTGGAACGGGCGGTTGCTCGGCGAGACCCAGATGCGCACCGAGACCGGCGCGTCCATCGTGGCCGTGCTGCGCAGGGCCGAGGCCATTCCGTCCCCCGCGCCGGACTTCCGCATCGCCGGCGGGGACACACTCATCGTGATCGGCACCCGCGAGGGTGTGGAGAGCGCCGCCGCGATACTCGGGCGGGAGTGA
- a CDS encoding ATP-dependent DNA ligase produces MLLARLAHVSAAVATTPARSQKITLLADLFRAAAPADAPIVIPYLAGRLPQGRLGIGWSLLKESPPPATEPTLTVQDTDRALTAIGAVSGQGSQGERRRLVRELMGAATGEEQRFLVGLLTGEVRQGALDAIAVEGLARATEAPPAAVRRAVMLAGAVTPVAEALLARGPGAVDEFRLSVGRPVLPMLAHGAGSVTEGVGKLGGPCAVEEKLDGIRVQVHRDGDDVRVYTRTLDDITDRLPELTEAARELAGETFILDGEVIALDGDGRPRPFQEIAGRVGSRVDVTTAAAALPVSPVFFDVLYAGGQDLLDLPFAERHTHLARLVPEPMRVRRTVVTDPADATELGAAEEFFADTLRRGHEGVVLKALDAPYIAGRRGASWLKVKPVHTLDLVVLAAEWGHGRRTGKLSNLHLGARREDGTFAMLGKTFKGMTDVMLAWQTERLRELAVSDDGFVVTVRPELVVEIAYDGLQKSTRYPAGVTLRFARVLRYREDKSPAEADSVETVLAERQP; encoded by the coding sequence ATGCTCCTAGCCCGCCTGGCCCACGTATCCGCCGCCGTGGCCACCACCCCCGCCCGGTCGCAGAAGATCACCCTCCTCGCCGATCTGTTCCGCGCGGCCGCCCCGGCCGACGCCCCCATCGTCATTCCCTACCTCGCCGGCCGCCTCCCGCAGGGGAGGCTGGGTATCGGGTGGAGCCTCCTGAAGGAGTCGCCACCGCCCGCCACCGAGCCCACCCTCACCGTCCAGGACACGGACCGCGCCCTGACAGCCATCGGTGCCGTCTCCGGGCAGGGGTCACAGGGCGAGCGCAGGCGGCTGGTGCGGGAGCTGATGGGCGCGGCCACCGGGGAAGAGCAGCGGTTCCTCGTCGGGCTGCTGACCGGGGAGGTGCGCCAGGGCGCGCTCGACGCCATCGCCGTGGAGGGCCTCGCCCGCGCCACGGAGGCCCCGCCGGCCGCGGTGCGCCGCGCGGTGATGCTGGCGGGGGCGGTGACTCCGGTCGCCGAGGCCCTGCTCGCGAGGGGGCCGGGCGCGGTGGACGAGTTCCGGCTCAGCGTGGGGCGGCCCGTGCTTCCCATGCTCGCGCACGGCGCCGGCTCCGTCACCGAAGGCGTCGGCAAGCTGGGCGGGCCGTGTGCCGTCGAGGAGAAGCTCGACGGCATCCGCGTCCAGGTGCACCGCGACGGGGACGACGTCCGCGTCTACACCCGCACCCTCGACGACATCACCGACCGCCTGCCCGAACTCACCGAGGCTGCACGGGAACTGGCGGGCGAGACCTTCATCCTCGACGGTGAGGTCATCGCACTCGACGGCGACGGCAGACCCCGCCCCTTCCAGGAGATCGCCGGACGCGTCGGCTCCCGTGTCGACGTCACCACCGCGGCCGCCGCACTCCCCGTCTCCCCCGTCTTCTTCGACGTCCTGTACGCCGGAGGGCAGGATCTGCTCGACCTGCCGTTCGCCGAGCGGCACACCCACCTGGCGCGACTCGTCCCAGAGCCGATGCGGGTGCGGCGCACCGTCGTCACGGACCCCGCCGACGCGACGGAACTCGGCGCCGCGGAGGAGTTCTTCGCCGACACGCTGCGCCGCGGTCACGAAGGCGTGGTGCTCAAGGCCCTGGACGCGCCGTACATCGCCGGGCGTCGCGGCGCGAGCTGGCTGAAGGTCAAGCCGGTGCACACCCTGGACCTCGTGGTCCTGGCCGCCGAGTGGGGGCACGGGCGGCGGACCGGCAAGCTCTCCAACCTCCACCTGGGTGCCCGGCGCGAGGACGGGACGTTCGCCATGCTGGGCAAGACCTTCAAGGGCATGACCGACGTGATGCTCGCCTGGCAGACCGAACGGCTGCGTGAGCTCGCCGTCAGCGACGACGGCTTCGTCGTGACCGTACGGCCGGAGCTCGTCGTCGAGATCGCGTACGACGGGCTGCAGAAGTCCACGCGCTATCCGGCCGGCGTCACGCTGCGCTTCGCCCGGGTCCTGCGCTATCGCGAGGACAAGTCGCCCGCGGAAGCCGATTCCGTCGAGACGGTACTGGCGGAGCGTCAGCCCTAG
- a CDS encoding MBL fold metallo-hydrolase: MAARIDHLVTSGTFSLDGGTWDVDNNVWIVGDDSEVVVIDAAHDADAIAAAVGERRVVAIVCTHAHDDHIDAAPALAARTGAPILLHPADAELWKQTHPDRAPDGELADGQEIVVAGVTLKVLHTPGHCLGAVSLHVPALGTVFTGDTLFAGGPGATGRSFSDFPTIIESIRDRLLTLPSGTAVRTGHGDSTSVAEEAPHLEEWIARGH, translated from the coding sequence ATGGCGGCGCGCATCGACCACTTGGTCACATCGGGCACGTTCTCCCTCGACGGAGGCACCTGGGACGTCGACAACAACGTGTGGATCGTGGGGGACGACAGTGAGGTCGTCGTCATCGACGCGGCCCACGACGCGGACGCCATCGCGGCGGCCGTCGGCGAGCGCCGCGTCGTCGCGATCGTGTGCACGCACGCCCACGACGACCACATCGACGCCGCCCCGGCGCTCGCGGCCCGCACCGGCGCGCCGATCCTGCTCCACCCCGCCGACGCGGAGCTGTGGAAGCAGACCCACCCCGACCGCGCCCCCGACGGCGAGCTGGCGGACGGGCAGGAGATCGTGGTGGCGGGCGTGACGTTGAAGGTCCTGCACACCCCGGGCCACTGCCTGGGCGCCGTCAGTCTCCATGTGCCCGCCCTGGGCACCGTCTTCACCGGCGACACGCTCTTCGCGGGCGGTCCTGGAGCGACGGGCCGGTCGTTCAGCGACTTCCCGACCATCATCGAATCGATCAGGGACCGTCTCCTGACCCTGCCGTCGGGGACGGCGGTGCGGACCGGGCACGGCGACAGCACGAGCGTGGCCGAGGAGGCGCCGCACCTGGAGGAGTGGATCGCCCGCGGCCACTGA